The genomic segment ataataatacttatagtttatataattcaataaaaaaattgataatatattttaaaaaaatgagaaaaacataaaaagtAAACATATAACCTTTAATAATCTCTTTAGggattatttctttttagaGAAGTTCTTTCATACACATATAGatgtatattttcataatatatatatatataacatatttcaAACTATTAATTTGGTggtaaaagaaaataaatatattaaatataataaataaatatatatatatatatatatatttatattatatataatatacatataatcatTTTGTCATTATTAAAGCTTTATCAccatgttttatatatatatatatatatatatatatatatatatatatatgtaaatcggtaaggtaaatatatatataaattaaaaaaaaataaaagaatcaaacatatatatatatatatatatatatatatatatataatatgtataatataaatatatttatatattaaatagttttaggaatttttttttttttttttttaattaataggtatattattatttgacatatagaaatgaataaataaatatataatatatatatatatataaaaacaacctcttttcttattaaaaaaaaaaaaaaaaaaatatattatatatatatatatatatatatataatagccctttcttttttcttgctgtgtttaatatattattacattattatacatgtatatttttttatatattatatataaaatatattttttattactgcacttttttttcttctagaACAAATCAATTACAGgatgattttttttaatacattttttttaatctaaAAGGCACgcagaaaaaagaaataaattttaaatcttaatatataatatatataaataacttagaatttattatatttttttatatatttacaaatttattatatatatgaaaatgataaaaaaaaaattcttacatatatatatgattatatatattataatataatatacatattatatatataaaaccaAATCAatctattattatacaaCTTGAAAGAAaaactataatatataatatatatatatatttatttatattaataataataaataatatatataaaatatcttCAAAGTACAGCCacagagaaaaaaaaattcttttttgaGCTTTACCATAATAACTTATTCAactcttttttaatattcatgaatatattataatatatatatatatatatatatatactatattaagattattctatttatatataatatatttttttatatacataataaaatataaataaatataaaattatgaatacgtaaaaatataaatatatatatatattatttatgtatatataatatataatatatataatatatatatatatatatatataagtttttaaacagataaaaatttatttctttatcttAAGTacctttatataatttatttaaataatatatataaaatagaaaaaaaaaaaagggggCAGTTCGTTgggtttattaaaaaaaatgcattatgtaaaaaaaaaaaaaaaaaaaaaaaaattaagagcataattatttatataatattatatatatatatatatattatatatatatataagtaaataataatagaaaaaataaaaaataaaataaaaaaaaaacaccatatatatatatatatatatatatatttatatttgtaaacaaataatattaatgtttatatataatacatacgcaaaaatatatagtattaatctaaataaaaatatatagaaatctataaccttatatatatatataatttatttatttatattttattattattattatatatatataatatatgatataatatatatattttatgataaatatatatttattatataattttcttttcttttcttaccTTATTTTTCATCTAATAagttaaacatataaatacttataatatatatataaataaaaaattattatataatataataataatatttatatatattgtataatattattaagaatatttttttaaaaaaaaaaaataaaatatatatatttatataatcattatgggcatgtaaaaaaaaaaataatatattagtgTAATCTTTTCATCTAATTCttcaatttaatatatatatatatatatatatatattaaaaattataataaaaataaaaggaaaaaacatTCAAACGTATTACGTAGAAgacaaaaattaaataatcaaGTTcagaaaatataagaaatattagaaaaaaatgtaaatttataaataaatttaccataaaagaaaaaaaaaaaaaaaaaaattcaataaataaatataaatatttataaatatataaataaatatgtatgttttttttttttttttttttattattataataacgtATTCCAGAAACAATTTAATATACAATGTCTATTATATTTTGCTCATCCATGTACAcatagatatattttataaaaattaatttaatattttcaataaaaatataaaagataaattataaatttttttattacatatatatatatatatatatatatatatatatatgtttatttgatcgttatatcatttttaaacttttcataaaatgtaaaaaaaaaaaaaaattatttttgctAATTTAACAAGggttctttttcttttattaatattcatatatcttattataaaaatattagaaatatataaatttttaaataaattattcattatgttagaatatatatatatatatatatatatatatatatatatatattatatatattcttatttagaAAATTGTTTcgtatgaatatttttaatttccttttttgtgataaaatatatatatatatttttataatttataacttaaaatatataatgcatATTTGATCCTTTGCCATTTTTCATTACCAATGCATTTacgatatatataaatatatatatatatatgacaagaaatatatatttttataaaataaaactttttttacatatactTAAATCCTGTACATTTATAAGTGTGTACGTAAAATACTTAATAACTCGTAAAGTTATAGTAAAAATTCGGAAATAATTTTAagcaagaaaaaaatgaataaaaaaaaatatactattcaatataaatattattattatattatatatgtgttatttatttagtcctattattcttttcttttgtactttaaaaataaaatatttaatatataatatgttatggttttatttatcatttttttttaaatataatagaaacgttctttaaaaatataacacatCCTTTATTTGAACATACAATAcactataaaaatatatataatgaattatttaattgtatatatttttaaaaaaaaaaaggtcaTACGTTtatttactatatatatgtataattatatatatatatatatatatatatatatatataatattctttaaatcaagttttaaaataaaacgtttatgatttttttttttttttttttaaaagttcacaaaaaaaaaaaaaggatattttCTAATaggtttaaaaaaaaatataaatatataatcatataaatatttcttttagtattaaaaaaaaaaataataattattatatattataaataaaattatatatatctattaatatcttatatatgaatataaatagagcaataaataaaatatatatattacatatattatatatatgtataaacatagatattaaatatataaatatgaatttcaatatttatatgaagcCCATTCgataatattatcaaattTACACTAATCAAtagtcatttttttttttttttttttttaattttaataacatttttttcgtttttttaactttattttatttacaatGGATGTAATGAACTATTTTATAAGCATAATTAAACATACTTTTGTTTGCCTAAAATCCAATCAAATGGTAATATTAATTtgaatacatatgtatatatatacacatatacattaataaaataacactTAAACTTTTAtgcattatatatacaccttttcccttttctttttctttttcttttttttttttaataaatatttgttaGGACTATTGTGGTCAAAATCTTGCCTATActataagaaatattatttttggtATTAGTACAATAATATCAATAATTGTTGGATATTACAGTCAAAGTTTAGCATTgagtacatatataatattaggaGGGACTGCCTTAGCAAgcattgtaaatatatatttttttttatttatcaatttgttaaaaaaatttttttcctttttctatGTATATGaaattcataaaattattttacacACTTGTCCAAATTCTCATATatcaattattatatatatatatatatatatatattttattttgtagtTAATATTACCAACGTGGCCAATGTATAATCGAAACAATATTGAATGGGAAAAAAGTTACAGTTCAtcaaatgataaaaagagaaaataatatatgtgtcGATATTTCAAGCTTTTTATGTAcccaatataaatataaatatatatatatatttatttatttatatttatttaatatgatacttgctttttaaataaatacattttttttcatattattttcattttttattatcttcttatttttctttttttaaaaacaaattatcGAATAGTTTTCTTATCTTATTCAATCTGTTTATATCCttttaacatattaatatatccaATGTACTCAAAAATTGTCTCATTTATTTCTTTGTCAAAATAAAGAGATGCACTATGTAATATTACACTTAAATTCGTCAATtttgatattatattttcatttattttccCAAAATCTTTTCTTCTTAATTTCCTTAAACCGTCCAACACTTGCAATATGTCTGACAAATTGAATGGAATAGCTATATGTACTTTAAAcctacaacaaaaaaaaaaaaaaaaaaaaaaaaaaaaaaaaaaaaaatatatatatatatatatatataatatgttgtatatatttattaacgaatcataatttaatatttatatacacataGAACTAgccaaaaattaatatatatgtatatatacacacaacAACTAGCTAAAAATTTGTACatgtacatgtatatatatatatatatgtccaACTAGCTATAgtgtaaaaattttatacaacattatattttgcctttttatttttctttttaatttccttttttgttTACCTATTTTGAAGAGATTGCAATAATTCTTTATACACAAAAATATCGGTAACAATGTGCTGTAAGAAGGAATCCTTTGGTATTTCAAAAGAATGTGAATAATTGgtcaaataattattattctcaTGTTCATAGAAAgatatgtaaaaaatgattatgaGAAATTCAGGTTGTGAAATGAACTGgtttttatttaaagaataagagtttttaacatataaggttataatataaagccacaaagaattttttatataagggttaatataattttgtaaataatctaacatatttatgttatataaaaaatgaaatatgttTTGAAATTCTTTATTAAATGTATGATATTTATTTCCAAAAATtcgatttattttatttagttcatttatataattattcctATTTCcggtatttttttttttcttgtactTATTTAACAgttccatttttttaaaacttaatatttttttatttatattattattaatatcatttcTTACATGACTTTTTgatatttcttcattttttacgATTTCATAAGTaggtttattattatgactattatgatgatcataaaattttttttttatttctttatggttattattataatattccttTGATAAAAAATGTGATGAGAGTACATTATTTTCTTCGTTATCTACATGTTCTCTGTTGATgttcatattaataatattagaatTATCGATATTTTTGTCATACAAGTTGTTGTCTTCTTCATTTCCTGTcataaaattatgtataaaataattcctattttcttttcttttttgtaataataaatatttttttttttcaaaatattgatcatataacttttttttcatattatctaatttttttaaaaatagcagaacattattatataatgtgtATATACCTTCGTGATGATACGAAttggaaaatattttattgatatttatatatttagatatttgttttgaattatttaaatcattCATATCATTCATATCATTCGTATgatttatcataattttgtTAACAGAAAATTTAGAAatgtttcttttaattttcctAATGGTAGATATATGATCTcctttgttatatatatcaaataaaaaatcataGTGTTCTAAATAAATgttatatgtaattatttgTCTTTCTTTGaataaataatcaaaataattaaagtttttatttattatattattagaaaaaaaaagaaaatcattacttttattatttactttattttttttattttttatttttgaattttcatatatgttcaaaaaaaaatatatgttacatactattaattcatttatattattcaagcATATAAATTTATCATTTAAGAAATTTTgcttatctttatatatatctaaaataatacatttattacGATCTATTGTATTGaatactttatttttataattctttgttatatatttatgaagcctataatatttttctttatataacatGATCATAAtgtcatttaattttttcttctttttattataattattataagtattataatacatatataaatattgttcatcaaaatatttcttgagcttttttattttattatgataataatttaatttcaattctttattatgttttatgaattttttttcatattgttttcttttcaataaaaaaaaattgacaaAGTGATTTTTCAATGCTTTGTCCatattttctaatttatttttgttatttatataataatataaaaagtcaAAATAGTTTAAGGAATAgcatacattattatatatgtttacagaattctttataaatacatattcgTTAGTTTGtctgtatttatatatactatgaatatttttacaaaattttaGTAAATTTGATAAATGTACGATAGGGGGTAAAATGTCtacattattatgtatatgacTAAAAAAGGATTTAAGGAAaaacaaattttttattttaaataaattattattataatacatatcatctctaattttatcatattgaatagaattatttgtataatcttcataattatttttcttttcttcttttaatatattattttgtttatatatatttttagtaTTGATAtccaaattattatttttattatttgaaagaCCGTTTACACTTACTAAATTATCCATTTTTGTTACAAACAATTTTATGTTAATACCTTTGTGTatactattataatataaattaaaataaaaatctgaaatattataatcgtgcatatttgaaaaattgaaataattatcattaagTATATTTAgcattatttgtatatcttCATACTTTTtaggaattaaaaaaatattggtTGTATTTCTTgtcaaatttaataaatgattGTTCGATAATGTGTATTTCTTAAAGATATTTcgaatatttaaaaacataaaatattttataaaatgtagTCTGTATATATCAT from the Plasmodium falciparum 3D7 genome assembly, chromosome: 14 genome contains:
- a CDS encoding signal peptidase complex subunit SPC1, putative, with translation MDVMNYFISIIKHTFVCLKSNQMDYCGQNLAYTIRNIIFGISTIISIIVGYYSQSLALSTYIILGGTALASILILPTWPMYNRNNIEWEKSYSSSNDKKRK